The following coding sequences lie in one Glycine soja cultivar W05 chromosome 16, ASM419377v2, whole genome shotgun sequence genomic window:
- the LOC114390699 gene encoding protein XRI1-like isoform X1, translating to MLNHNNGIDLSALILSGAREPWDWQGKKYSLRRTFDFEISEELWNDVPQNEEDLSYMLDDETTPVKACGDLAYNVNNADNMQKELEECRETYSQAKRRRMLQFNSQESDQSLSNEGMSLSYLKNGKEDPVKEIFPEVSQWVSGASDFTLGNASASDYVDLESTETWLADYFNDAEMDISPEELKFSVADDVQIDGTEVSAIKPSREQNVVQQTHIPRTTRNIIFKGRKSFIHMPTKLASSVAYPFAFIKPSGAHGDVTLKEINQHIQTPPPLKSKQSNDDDPSAYPKSAFSGKPVVGKTKIRTEGGKGSITITRTKG from the exons ATGTTGAATCACAACAATGGTATTGACTTGTCTGCCCTCATTCTTAGTGGTGCTAGGGAGCCATGGGACTGGCAAGGAAAGAAATATAGTCTCAGAAGGACTTTTGATTTTG AAATTTCAGAAGAGCTGTGGAATGATGTCCCTCAAAATGAAGAAGATCTTTCATACATGTTAGATGATGAAACAACTCCAGTTAAGGCTTGTGGTGATTTGGCATATAATGTCAATAATGCTG ATAATATGCAAAAGGAACTGGAGGAATGTAGGGAGACTTATTCGCAAGCCAAGAGGCGGCGGATGCTACAGTTCAACAGCCAAGAGAGCGATCAATCTCTATCCAATGAAGGGATGTCTttgtcatatttaaaaaat GGGAAGGAAGACCCAGTTAAGGAGATTTTTCCAGAGGTGTCGCAATGGGTGTCAGGGGCATCAG ATTTCACTTTAGGAAATGCATCTGCATCTGATTATGTGGACCTGGAATCAACTGAAACGTGGCTTGCGGATTACTTTAATGATGCTGAGATGGATATCAGTCCCGAGGAATT GAAATTTTCAGTGGCAGATGATGTTCAAATTGATGGTACAG AGGTTAGTGCCATCAAACCATCACGTGAACAAAATGTGGTTCAACAAACGCATATCCCTCGAACCACCCGTAATATTATCTTCAAAG GTAGGAAATCTTTTATACATATGCCGACAAAGTTGGCTTCTTCTGTGGCCTATCCATTTGCCTTCATTAAACCAAGTGGTGCCCATGGAGACGTAACTCTGAAGGAAATAAATCAGCACATTCAAACACCGCCTCCTTTGAAATCAAAGCAAAGCAATGATGATGATCCATCTGCTTACCCCAAGTCAGCCTTCTCAGGGAAGCCTGTGGTTGGTAAAACAAAAATTCGCACTGAAGGTGGAAAAGGTAGCATCACAATTACAAGAACTAAAGGTTAG
- the LOC114390699 gene encoding protein XRI1-like isoform X3: protein MCGAREPWDWQGKKYSLRRTFDFEISEELWNDVPQNEEDLSYMLDDETTPVKACGDLAYNVNNADNMQKELEECRETYSQAKRRRMLQFNSQESDQSLSNEGMSLSYLKNGKEDPVKEIFPEVSQWVSGASDFTLGNASASDYVDLESTETWLADYFNDAEMDISPEELKFSVADDVQIDGTEVSAIKPSREQNVVQQTHIPRTTRNIIFKGRKSFIHMPTKLASSVAYPFAFIKPSGAHGDVTLKEINQHIQTPPPLKSKQSNDDDPSAYPKSAFSGKPVVGKTKIRTEGGKGSITITRTKG from the exons ATGTG TGGTGCTAGGGAGCCATGGGACTGGCAAGGAAAGAAATATAGTCTCAGAAGGACTTTTGATTTTG AAATTTCAGAAGAGCTGTGGAATGATGTCCCTCAAAATGAAGAAGATCTTTCATACATGTTAGATGATGAAACAACTCCAGTTAAGGCTTGTGGTGATTTGGCATATAATGTCAATAATGCTG ATAATATGCAAAAGGAACTGGAGGAATGTAGGGAGACTTATTCGCAAGCCAAGAGGCGGCGGATGCTACAGTTCAACAGCCAAGAGAGCGATCAATCTCTATCCAATGAAGGGATGTCTttgtcatatttaaaaaat GGGAAGGAAGACCCAGTTAAGGAGATTTTTCCAGAGGTGTCGCAATGGGTGTCAGGGGCATCAG ATTTCACTTTAGGAAATGCATCTGCATCTGATTATGTGGACCTGGAATCAACTGAAACGTGGCTTGCGGATTACTTTAATGATGCTGAGATGGATATCAGTCCCGAGGAATT GAAATTTTCAGTGGCAGATGATGTTCAAATTGATGGTACAG AGGTTAGTGCCATCAAACCATCACGTGAACAAAATGTGGTTCAACAAACGCATATCCCTCGAACCACCCGTAATATTATCTTCAAAG GTAGGAAATCTTTTATACATATGCCGACAAAGTTGGCTTCTTCTGTGGCCTATCCATTTGCCTTCATTAAACCAAGTGGTGCCCATGGAGACGTAACTCTGAAGGAAATAAATCAGCACATTCAAACACCGCCTCCTTTGAAATCAAAGCAAAGCAATGATGATGATCCATCTGCTTACCCCAAGTCAGCCTTCTCAGGGAAGCCTGTGGTTGGTAAAACAAAAATTCGCACTGAAGGTGGAAAAGGTAGCATCACAATTACAAGAACTAAAGGTTAG
- the LOC114390699 gene encoding protein XRI1-like isoform X4, with amino-acid sequence MLDDETTPVKACGDLAYNVNNADNMQKELEECRETYSQAKRRRMLQFNSQESDQSLSNEGMSLSYLKNGKEDPVKEIFPEVSQWVSGASDFTLGNASASDYVDLESTETWLADYFNDAEMDISPEELKFSVADDVQIDGTEVSAIKPSREQNVVQQTHIPRTTRNIIFKGRKSFIHMPTKLASSVAYPFAFIKPSGAHGDVTLKEINQHIQTPPPLKSKQSNDDDPSAYPKSAFSGKPVVGKTKIRTEGGKGSITITRTKG; translated from the exons ATGTTAGATGATGAAACAACTCCAGTTAAGGCTTGTGGTGATTTGGCATATAATGTCAATAATGCTG ATAATATGCAAAAGGAACTGGAGGAATGTAGGGAGACTTATTCGCAAGCCAAGAGGCGGCGGATGCTACAGTTCAACAGCCAAGAGAGCGATCAATCTCTATCCAATGAAGGGATGTCTttgtcatatttaaaaaat GGGAAGGAAGACCCAGTTAAGGAGATTTTTCCAGAGGTGTCGCAATGGGTGTCAGGGGCATCAG ATTTCACTTTAGGAAATGCATCTGCATCTGATTATGTGGACCTGGAATCAACTGAAACGTGGCTTGCGGATTACTTTAATGATGCTGAGATGGATATCAGTCCCGAGGAATT GAAATTTTCAGTGGCAGATGATGTTCAAATTGATGGTACAG AGGTTAGTGCCATCAAACCATCACGTGAACAAAATGTGGTTCAACAAACGCATATCCCTCGAACCACCCGTAATATTATCTTCAAAG GTAGGAAATCTTTTATACATATGCCGACAAAGTTGGCTTCTTCTGTGGCCTATCCATTTGCCTTCATTAAACCAAGTGGTGCCCATGGAGACGTAACTCTGAAGGAAATAAATCAGCACATTCAAACACCGCCTCCTTTGAAATCAAAGCAAAGCAATGATGATGATCCATCTGCTTACCCCAAGTCAGCCTTCTCAGGGAAGCCTGTGGTTGGTAAAACAAAAATTCGCACTGAAGGTGGAAAAGGTAGCATCACAATTACAAGAACTAAAGGTTAG
- the LOC114390699 gene encoding protein XRI1-like isoform X2: MDYNNNDHGAREPWDWQGKKYSLRRTFDFEISEELWNDVPQNEEDLSYMLDDETTPVKACGDLAYNVNNADNMQKELEECRETYSQAKRRRMLQFNSQESDQSLSNEGMSLSYLKNGKEDPVKEIFPEVSQWVSGASDFTLGNASASDYVDLESTETWLADYFNDAEMDISPEELKFSVADDVQIDGTEVSAIKPSREQNVVQQTHIPRTTRNIIFKGRKSFIHMPTKLASSVAYPFAFIKPSGAHGDVTLKEINQHIQTPPPLKSKQSNDDDPSAYPKSAFSGKPVVGKTKIRTEGGKGSITITRTKG; this comes from the exons ATGGATTACAACAATAATGACCA TGGTGCTAGGGAGCCATGGGACTGGCAAGGAAAGAAATATAGTCTCAGAAGGACTTTTGATTTTG AAATTTCAGAAGAGCTGTGGAATGATGTCCCTCAAAATGAAGAAGATCTTTCATACATGTTAGATGATGAAACAACTCCAGTTAAGGCTTGTGGTGATTTGGCATATAATGTCAATAATGCTG ATAATATGCAAAAGGAACTGGAGGAATGTAGGGAGACTTATTCGCAAGCCAAGAGGCGGCGGATGCTACAGTTCAACAGCCAAGAGAGCGATCAATCTCTATCCAATGAAGGGATGTCTttgtcatatttaaaaaat GGGAAGGAAGACCCAGTTAAGGAGATTTTTCCAGAGGTGTCGCAATGGGTGTCAGGGGCATCAG ATTTCACTTTAGGAAATGCATCTGCATCTGATTATGTGGACCTGGAATCAACTGAAACGTGGCTTGCGGATTACTTTAATGATGCTGAGATGGATATCAGTCCCGAGGAATT GAAATTTTCAGTGGCAGATGATGTTCAAATTGATGGTACAG AGGTTAGTGCCATCAAACCATCACGTGAACAAAATGTGGTTCAACAAACGCATATCCCTCGAACCACCCGTAATATTATCTTCAAAG GTAGGAAATCTTTTATACATATGCCGACAAAGTTGGCTTCTTCTGTGGCCTATCCATTTGCCTTCATTAAACCAAGTGGTGCCCATGGAGACGTAACTCTGAAGGAAATAAATCAGCACATTCAAACACCGCCTCCTTTGAAATCAAAGCAAAGCAATGATGATGATCCATCTGCTTACCCCAAGTCAGCCTTCTCAGGGAAGCCTGTGGTTGGTAAAACAAAAATTCGCACTGAAGGTGGAAAAGGTAGCATCACAATTACAAGAACTAAAGGTTAG